From a region of the Impatiens glandulifera chromosome 4, dImpGla2.1, whole genome shotgun sequence genome:
- the LOC124936002 gene encoding uracil phosphoribosyltransferase produces MTCPLNSPFRIAPNPSRSSPFRIIHRNPLSRDSLQSVLLFKSLNIFHYSVSAPRLSSVTVRSQTKMQEKSISDKRMLVFVPPHPLIKHWVSVLRNEETPSPVFKNAMAELGRLLIYEASRDWLPTITGEIQSPMGPASVEFIDPREPIAVIPILRAGLALAEHAPSVLPAMKTYHLGVSRDEETLQPSVYLNKLPEKFPQGSRVFVVDPMLATGGTIVAAINLIKERGVDNNHIKVVSAVAAPPALQKLNENFPGLHVYTGIIDPTVNDKGFILPGLGDAGDRSFGT; encoded by the exons ATGACGTGCCCTTTAAATTCTCCGTTCCGGATTGCGCCGAATCCATCTCGTTCTTCTCCGTTCCGGATTATTCATCGAAACCCACTTTCCCGAGATTCTCTCCAATCTgttttattattcaaatctcTAAAC ATTTTTCATTACAGTGTTTCTGCTCCGCGTCTTAGCTCTGTAACAGTCAGGTCTCAAACTAAGATGCAAGAGAAATCTATCTCTGATAAGAGAATGCTG GTGTTTGTTCCTCCTCATCCTTTGATTAAGCATTGGGTTTCAGTTCTAAGAAACGAGGAGACGCCTTCCCCTGTTTTCA AGAATGCTATGGCTGAGTTAGGAAGGTTACTTATCTATGAAGCATCAAGAGATTGGCTG CCAACTATTACTGGGGAGATTCAGTCTCCAATGGGTCCTGCTTCTGTTGAGTTTATTGATCCTAGAGAACCTATTGCG GTTATTCCAATCTTGAGAGCGGGTCTTGCACTTGCAGAACACGCACCGTCAGTTCTTCCAGCTATGAAAACATATCATTTGG GTGTTAGCAGGGATGAAGAAACTCTTCAACCATCAGTATATTTGAATAA GTTGCCTGAGAAATTTCCCCAAGGATCTCGAGTGTTTGTTGTGGATCCCATGTTGGCAACTG GTGGCACAATAGTTGCAGCTATTAACCTGATTAAAGAGCGTGGTGTCGATAACAATCATATTAAAGTG GTGTCTGCTGTTGCTGCTCCACCAGCTCTTCAGAAGCTGAATGAGAATTTCCCAGG GCTTCATGTTTATACTGGTATTATCGACCCTACTGTCAATGATAAAGG GTTTATACTTCCGGGGCTCGGAGATGCTGGAGATCGCAGCTTCGGAACTTAA